From a single Carassius gibelio isolate Cgi1373 ecotype wild population from Czech Republic chromosome A18, carGib1.2-hapl.c, whole genome shotgun sequence genomic region:
- the LOC127934696 gene encoding protein MTSS 2-like isoform X5 — protein MELPADPSREGKRMLPGATRDIGSALTRMCMRHRSIEAKLRYFSNALMEKMIAPLQDKIEEWKKTAALLDKDHAKEYKRSRQEIKKKSSDTIKLQKKARKGRGGLKPQLDSAMQDVSDMYLLMEETEKQAVRRALLEERGRYCTFISFLQPVVIGEIAMLGEVTHLQAIIDDLTVLTTDPHKLPEASEQVILDLKGSDYNWSYQTPPSSPSSVGSRKSSLCSLVHLPPGSGHRLSSISSHDSGFVSQDANVHSKPPSPMPSDITSQKSTSSASSEASETCQSVSECGSPTIFSSSFATFRPAHCFIDSIRPHSYLLPASPSYNQSPGSNSPSPTSKIPYWKQDWSMAGHYEQTVVTGQRRTEAAEPSAGAGGNGIIHPEDPYMLARMNSKDITAKHGKPVSSAASELAMVLTRGLSIEQQQKSSCDSLQYSSGYSTQNTTPSCSEDTIPSQGSEYDCYSMNGDAYNDAHTDFDKSCTVPRHSNLAQNYRRMIQTKRPASTAGLHGALAAQGAPTTNGKGRGSGVIASGTATIRRTPSSKTNARRTPSSVGPIPIRPPIVPVKTPTVPDSPGFPSSPLVHNGSEENLYSDEAFEILDYKASPKRMSLPTWGAGGGSVYAQQTGAAGFTSEEEQMLAANRHSLVEKIGELVANAHALCDGQFPFPTDSQASQGHQQDQGHEQEGEDMLKTIRRGVRLRKATCNDRSAPRILG, from the exons TGCTCTAATGGAAAAAATGATTGCCCCACTCCAAGACAAGATAGAAGAGTGGAAGAAAACAGCCGCGCTGCTTGATAAAGACCATGCCAAAG AGTACAAGCGCTCTAGGCAGGAAATCAAGAAGAAGTCATCTGACACAATAAAGCTGCAGAAGAAAGCCAGAAAAG GTCGAGGAGGACTGAAGCCACAGCTGGACAGTGCCATGCAGGATGTGAGTGACATGTACCTTCTGATGGAGGAGACCGAGAAGCAGGCTGTGCGCCGAGCCCTCCTGGAGGAAAGGGGGCGCTACTGCACCTTCATCAGCTTCCTGCAGCCTGTAGTG ATCGGTGAAATTGCCATGCTGGGAGAGGTCACTCACCTCCAGGCCATTATTGATGACCTCACTGTGTTGACCACTGACCCTCATAAACTCCCAGAGGCCAGTGAACAG GTGATTTTGGATCTTAAGGGGTCTGACTACAACTGGTCCTACCAGACCCcaccttcttctcccagtagtgTTGGATCCAGGAAGAGCAGCCTTTGCAG TTTGGTGCATCTGCCACCAGGCAGCGGACATCGTTTGAGCAGCATCTCTTCTCATGATTCTGGTTTTGTCTCTCAAGATGCCAATGTGCACTCCAAACCTCCCTCCCCCATGCCGTCTGACATCACTAGCCAG AAGTCAACCAGTTCTGCATCCTCAGAGGCTTCAGAAACCTGCCAGTCAGTCAGTGAGTGCGGCTCTCCCACAATA TTCAGCTCATCCTTTGCTACCTTCCGTCCTGCTCACTGTTTTATTGACTCCATCAGGCCTCACTCTTACTTACTTCCTGCGTCCCCTTCTTATAATCAATCCCCAGGATCAAATTCCCCTTCACCCACATCAAAGATTCCTTACTGGAAG CAGGACTGGTCGATGGCAGGTCACTATGAGCAGACGGTTGTGACCGGGCAGCGCAGGACGGAGGCAGCAGAGCCCTCTGCTGGAGCGGGAGGAAATGGAATAATTCACCCTGAGGATCCTTATATGCTGGCTAGGATGAATTCTAAAGACATCACTGCCAAG CATGGTAAGCCAGTGTCATCCGCTGCTAGTGAGCTGGCTATGGTTCTGACTCGTGGGCTTAGTATAGAACAGCAGCAGAAGAGCAGCTGTGACTCTCTGCAGTACTCCAGCGGATACAGCACACAGAACACGACACCATCATGTTCAGAGGACACTATCCCTTCACAGg GATCCGAATATGATTGTTATTCCATGAATGGGGATGCTTATAACGATGCCCACACAGACTTTGACAAGTCCTGCACCGTCCCTCGGCATAGCAACCTGGCTCAGAACTACCGCCGTATGATCCAGACCAAGCGGCCCGCCAGCACCGCAGGGCTGCATGGAGCACTGGCTGCCCAGGGAGCCCCAACAACCAATGGGAAAGGGAGAGGAAGTGGTGTCATAGCCTCAGGAACAGCCACCATTCGTAGAACCCCTTCATCTAAAACCAATGCGAGACGCACCCCATCCAGTGTGGGTCCCATCCCTATTCGACCGCCTATTGTCCCTGTAAAGACCCCGACTGTCCCAGACTCACCTGGATTCCCCAGCTCTCCTCTTGTGCACAATGGAAGTGAGGAAAACCTGTACAGTGATGAAGCGTTCGAAATTCTGGACTACAAAGCTTCTCCCAAGCGAATGAGTTTACCAACGTGGGGAGCTGGTGGTGGAAGTGTCTACGCCCAGCAAACTGGAGCTGCGGGATTCACTTCAGAAGAAGAGCAGATGCTTGCCGCCAATCGCCATAGTCTGGTGGAGAAGATTGGAGAGCTGGTCGCTAATGCTCACGCACTCTGTGACGGCCAGTTCCCATTTCCCACGGATTCTCAGGCCAGCCAGGGCCACCAGCAAGATCAAGGGCATGAGCAGGAAGGAGAAGACATGTTGAAGACCATCCGCAGAGGAGTGCGACTCAGGAAAGCAACCTGCAATGACAGATCAGCACCGAGGATTTTGGGATAG